One Miscanthus floridulus cultivar M001 chromosome 11, ASM1932011v1, whole genome shotgun sequence DNA window includes the following coding sequences:
- the LOC136491734 gene encoding uncharacterized protein: MVVPNYTYLKLKMSSPNGVITVESTYEHAYDCDIECIEYAEALVEAKTLIVNLDQLGSKAPDSKHRARTFKPTDAIKLVLVNPNGSNDRALRISTTLDIK, from the coding sequence atggtggtccccaactacacctaccttaagctcAAGATGTCGAGCCCCAATggtgtcatcactgtcgagtccacgtatgaacatgcatacgactgcgacatcgaatgcatcgagtacgctgaggctctcgtggaggccaagaccctcatcgtcaacctcgaccaactcggtagtaaggcgcctgactccaagcatcgcgccAGGACTTTCAAGCCCACAGATGCCATCAAGCTTGTCTTGGTCAACCCCAATGGCTCCaatgaccgagcgctgaggatcagcaccaccctcgacatcaaatag